The following are encoded in a window of Fretibacter rubidus genomic DNA:
- the dnaE gene encoding DNA polymerase III subunit alpha has translation MAAKPVQFVHLRARTPYSILEGATKIGDMAKRAKEYRMPAIAMTDTHNMCAALEFSGTMVSNGLQPIIGVTLSVDLELDDQPGQLRRDPDGMLVLLAQDDLGYENLMELSSASYLDISPTDLPHIKAARMNGNTDGVIALTGGPDGALNRLICKGQLAEAEAWLDKLAALFPNRLYIELQRHGLAHEIEAEKVLIDWAYAKDLPLVATNEPYFLDPDMHEAHDALLAISEGSYLLEKDRRKVSNQHYFKTSEQMAEVFKDIPEAIENTVDIARRCAVRSVARDPILPNFGDGSLSEGDILAQQARDGLRERLDAVPPADDEQAYFDRLDFELDVIRQMGFPGYFLIVSDFIKWAKNEGIPVGPGRGSGAGSVVAWALTITDLDPLRYGLLFERFLNPERVSMPDFDIDFCQERRGEVIKYVQQKYGTAQVAHIITFGTLQARAVVRDVGRVMQMPLGQVDRLAKLVPSNPASPVTLGEAITMEKGLREARDSEPAVRKLLDVALKLEGLYRNASTHAAGVVIGDRPLTKLVPLYLDPRSEIPATQFTMKYAEKAGLVKFDFLGLKTLTVIDRALKYLVQQGRPIDLDAISTDTPDAYTNLALGLSAGVFQLESSGMRDVLRKMAPDTIEELTALISLYRPGPMKNIDTYIDRKYGRVKIEYPHPSLEDILKETYGIIIYQEQVMQIAQVLSGYSLGEADMLRRAMGKKDQAEMNRQKSRFVDGAVKRNVDAKLASDIFELVNEFAGYGFNKSHAAAYAMISFRTAYLKAVYPTEFIAATMSLDIANVEKLAQFYQEGKRLDLTILPPCVNRSGADFEVTDNAVLYALGALKNVGVEAMRHVVAVREDGGPFKDLFDFARRVDSRIVNKRAIENLARGGAFDCLEPNRAKTLASAGILQSIGSRAAEERQSAQVGLFGDAVDAMAEPDLKDAAPWGNIEQLDHELGAVGFYLGGHPLETYANTTDVKQSIPAIEIEERFTRSGQAVKLAGVVRKRQERMSKRGKRFAYVGISDPTGDFEIFVGEGLLAVSREILTAGAVVVVKAKLEQRDGDIKIFADEIRSLDTTETAPKIAGLKIRLRSATIESLDALEKALESLREAPSENSGYIEIVAPLDGAREGQWRLPNRFGIDPSIQAALKASKMIEMIEEIAA, from the coding sequence ATGGCCGCCAAGCCCGTTCAATTTGTTCACCTCCGCGCACGTACGCCTTACTCTATTCTAGAGGGCGCAACAAAAATTGGCGATATGGCCAAGCGGGCCAAAGAATACCGTATGCCCGCCATTGCCATGACCGACACCCATAATATGTGTGCAGCGCTGGAATTTTCCGGCACAATGGTCAGCAACGGCTTGCAGCCTATTATTGGCGTTACGCTGTCAGTTGATTTAGAACTAGATGACCAACCTGGGCAGCTTCGCCGCGATCCTGACGGTATGCTGGTCTTATTGGCGCAAGATGATCTCGGCTATGAAAACTTGATGGAGTTATCCTCCGCCAGCTATCTTGATATTTCGCCGACAGACCTACCGCATATCAAAGCGGCGCGCATGAACGGCAATACAGACGGCGTGATTGCTTTGACGGGCGGCCCTGACGGGGCGCTGAACCGCCTGATATGCAAAGGACAACTGGCAGAGGCGGAGGCGTGGCTTGATAAGCTGGCAGCCTTATTCCCGAACCGCTTATATATAGAGTTACAACGCCACGGCCTCGCCCATGAAATAGAAGCCGAAAAAGTTCTGATTGATTGGGCTTATGCCAAGGATTTGCCGCTGGTTGCGACGAATGAGCCCTATTTCCTCGACCCTGATATGCACGAAGCCCATGACGCACTTTTGGCGATATCAGAGGGCAGTTACCTGTTGGAGAAAGACCGCCGTAAGGTGTCTAATCAGCATTATTTCAAAACATCAGAGCAAATGGCTGAGGTGTTTAAAGACATTCCCGAAGCCATTGAAAACACTGTGGATATTGCGCGGCGTTGTGCGGTTCGTTCTGTGGCGCGGGATCCTATTTTGCCCAATTTTGGCGACGGCAGCTTATCAGAAGGTGACATCCTGGCTCAGCAAGCCCGTGACGGTCTGCGCGAACGCCTAGACGCTGTGCCGCCCGCCGATGATGAACAAGCCTATTTTGATAGGCTGGATTTCGAACTCGACGTTATTCGTCAAATGGGCTTTCCGGGTTACTTTCTTATCGTTTCCGATTTTATCAAATGGGCCAAAAATGAGGGGATTCCTGTGGGGCCGGGCCGGGGGTCTGGTGCGGGTTCTGTTGTCGCGTGGGCGCTTACGATTACGGATTTGGACCCGTTGCGTTACGGTCTGCTGTTTGAGCGCTTCCTGAACCCCGAGCGGGTGTCCATGCCCGATTTCGATATCGATTTCTGCCAAGAACGGCGCGGCGAAGTCATTAAATATGTGCAGCAAAAATACGGTACCGCCCAAGTCGCGCATATTATCACTTTCGGGACGCTGCAAGCGCGCGCCGTGGTGCGTGATGTTGGCCGTGTTATGCAAATGCCGCTCGGCCAAGTCGACAGGCTTGCCAAGCTTGTCCCGTCAAATCCCGCTAGTCCCGTAACGTTAGGCGAAGCGATTACGATGGAGAAAGGCCTGCGTGAGGCGCGCGATTCTGAACCTGCCGTGCGTAAACTCCTGGATGTCGCGCTAAAGCTGGAGGGGTTATACCGCAATGCCTCGACCCATGCGGCGGGTGTCGTGATTGGTGACCGTCCCTTGACCAAGCTTGTCCCGCTCTATCTTGACCCGCGCTCTGAAATTCCCGCGACGCAATTCACAATGAAATATGCGGAAAAAGCCGGGCTAGTGAAATTTGACTTTTTGGGCCTTAAAACCCTGACTGTGATTGATCGGGCGCTGAAATATCTCGTGCAGCAGGGGCGCCCCATCGACCTTGACGCCATTTCAACGGACACGCCAGACGCTTACACCAATCTTGCGCTGGGGCTGTCTGCGGGCGTGTTTCAGCTTGAGAGCTCGGGCATGCGCGATGTGCTGCGTAAAATGGCACCCGACACGATTGAGGAATTAACCGCCCTTATCTCGCTATATCGTCCAGGGCCGATGAAAAACATCGACACTTATATTGACCGTAAATATGGCCGCGTAAAAATTGAATATCCGCACCCTAGCTTGGAAGATATACTGAAAGAAACCTACGGCATTATTATCTATCAAGAACAGGTGATGCAAATCGCGCAGGTCTTGTCAGGGTATTCACTCGGCGAGGCGGATATGCTCCGCCGTGCCATGGGTAAAAAAGACCAAGCGGAAATGAACCGCCAAAAATCACGCTTTGTTGACGGTGCGGTCAAACGCAATGTTGATGCAAAACTCGCGTCTGATATCTTCGAGTTGGTCAATGAATTCGCGGGCTATGGTTTTAACAAATCACACGCCGCCGCCTATGCGATGATATCGTTTCGCACGGCCTATTTAAAAGCCGTTTATCCCACAGAATTTATTGCCGCGACGATGAGCCTTGATATCGCTAATGTCGAAAAACTGGCGCAGTTTTATCAAGAGGGTAAACGGCTCGATTTGACCATATTGCCGCCTTGCGTGAACCGCTCTGGCGCAGATTTTGAAGTCACCGACAATGCTGTGCTCTACGCTTTGGGGGCTTTGAAAAACGTCGGTGTCGAAGCGATGCGCCATGTGGTGGCTGTTCGCGAAGACGGCGGACCGTTTAAAGATTTGTTCGATTTTGCCCGTCGCGTGGATAGCCGTATTGTCAATAAACGCGCGATTGAAAATCTCGCGCGCGGCGGGGCGTTTGATTGCCTTGAACCTAACCGGGCCAAAACGCTGGCGTCTGCGGGAATTTTGCAATCAATCGGCTCTCGCGCTGCCGAAGAACGCCAATCCGCCCAAGTGGGCCTATTTGGTGACGCCGTGGACGCAATGGCTGAGCCGGATTTGAAGGACGCTGCGCCTTGGGGCAATATCGAGCAACTCGACCATGAATTAGGGGCCGTTGGTTTTTACCTCGGCGGCCACCCGCTAGAGACTTATGCCAATACCACTGATGTGAAGCAGTCTATTCCTGCCATTGAGATCGAAGAACGGTTCACACGCTCTGGACAAGCTGTGAAATTGGCGGGCGTTGTCCGTAAACGCCAAGAACGCATGAGCAAGCGCGGCAAGCGGTTTGCTTATGTCGGAATTTCAGATCCCACAGGTGATTTTGAAATCTTTGTCGGCGAGGGCTTATTGGCCGTATCGCGTGAAATTCTAACGGCCGGGGCGGTGGTCGTCGTAAAAGCGAAGCTTGAGCAGCGAGACGGCGATATTAAAATCTTCGCGGACGAGATTCGCTCGCTGGATACAACAGAAACAGCTCCTAAAATCGCGGGTCTTAAAATCCGTCTGCGCTCGGCGACGATAGAAAGCTTAGACGCGCTTGAAAAAGCGCTCGAATCATTGCGCGAAGCGCCGTCGGAAAACTCGGGTTATATAGAGATTGTGGCCCCGCTTGACGGTGCACGCGAAGGACAATGGCGTTTGCCCAATCGTTTTGGTATCGATCCGTCCATTCAGGCGGCCCTCAAAGCATCGAAAATGATTGAAATGATCGAAGAAATCGCCGCCTAG
- a CDS encoding DUF2853 family protein — MEPATATVKEEAAPVAATADAEESEYLRVTREYDAEVDPAVVDKIVKHLGASLSNRDSKYVACSDETELETIVKGFMKKKIGIDDAAAAMEKVKAVCTTMKPTRMKNRVTFYYLLAKNEGKLGEF; from the coding sequence GTGGAACCTGCAACGGCGACTGTTAAAGAAGAAGCTGCACCTGTTGCCGCGACTGCTGATGCAGAGGAAAGCGAATATTTACGCGTAACCCGTGAATATGACGCAGAGGTTGACCCGGCTGTCGTTGACAAAATCGTCAAACACCTCGGCGCGTCGCTCTCTAATCGCGATAGCAAATATGTGGCGTGTTCTGACGAGACTGAGCTTGAGACGATTGTCAAAGGCTTCATGAAGAAGAAAATCGGTATTGATGACGCGGCTGCCGCGATGGAAAAAGTCAAAGCCGTTTGCACAACAATGAAGCCAACACGCATGAAGAACCGCGTGACGTTTTATTACCTTCTTGCGAAAAACGAAGGCAAATTGGGCGAATTTTAA
- the tsf gene encoding translation elongation factor Ts — MAQITAALVKELRDKTSAGMMDCKKALNETGGDLEAAVDWLRTKGIAKADKKAGRVAAEGLVGYALNGTKGALVEVNSETDFVARNEGFQAAVEEVTNLALTCDSTEELAAAKTSTGETVTEFFTTLVAKIGENMGLRRMDSVSVGSGTVTGYMHNAVAGNMGKIGVLVGLESTADTAKLDALGKKIAMHIAATNPLALNVEDLDQSVVAKEREMLKAEALESGKPEAIVDKMVDGRMTKFFKESVLMTQIFVMDGERSIEQVIADEAKALGTDVKLTGYVRMALGDGIEKEEEDFAAEVAKTAAGG, encoded by the coding sequence ATGGCACAAATTACAGCTGCATTGGTAAAAGAACTGCGCGATAAAACATCCGCAGGCATGATGGATTGCAAGAAAGCCCTTAATGAGACAGGCGGCGACCTAGAAGCTGCTGTTGATTGGTTGCGGACCAAAGGTATCGCGAAAGCCGACAAAAAAGCCGGTCGCGTAGCGGCAGAAGGTCTTGTGGGTTATGCGCTTAACGGCACAAAGGGTGCTTTGGTCGAAGTCAATTCAGAGACTGACTTTGTGGCCCGTAACGAAGGCTTCCAAGCTGCGGTTGAAGAAGTCACAAATCTAGCGCTGACTTGTGATTCAACCGAGGAACTTGCCGCTGCCAAAACATCGACGGGTGAAACCGTTACGGAATTTTTCACGACTCTTGTAGCGAAAATTGGTGAAAACATGGGCTTACGCCGCATGGATAGCGTCAGTGTCGGCTCTGGTACGGTCACAGGCTATATGCACAATGCTGTTGCGGGTAACATGGGCAAAATCGGCGTGCTTGTTGGCCTTGAGTCGACAGCGGATACAGCCAAACTTGACGCGCTTGGCAAGAAGATTGCCATGCACATTGCGGCGACAAACCCGCTCGCGCTCAACGTTGAAGATTTGGACCAAAGCGTTGTCGCAAAAGAGCGTGAAATGCTAAAAGCTGAAGCGTTAGAATCTGGCAAGCCAGAAGCTATTGTGGACAAAATGGTTGATGGTCGCATGACAAAATTCTTCAAAGAATCTGTTTTGATGACTCAAATCTTTGTCATGGACGGTGAACGCTCTATCGAACAAGTGATTGCTGATGAAGCCAAAGCGCTTGGTACAGACGTTAAACTTACGGGCTATGTCCGCATGGCGCTGGGCGACGGCATTGAGAAAGAAGAAGAAGATTTCGCAGCAGAAGTCGCTAAAACAGCGGCTGGCGGCTAA
- the pyrH gene encoding UMP kinase: protein MGQDYKFKRVLLKLSGEALMGNQDYGIDVDMTSRVAKEIKAAHDNGLQIALVIGGGNIFRGLSAQAGGIERSTADYMGMLATVMNALAMQSALEQAGVDTRVMSAIPMTTVCEPYIRRRAVRHMEKGRVVIFAAGTGNPYFTTDTAAALRAAEMNCQALLKGTQVDGVYSADPKKDPNAKRYDTLSYHTVLAEDLRVMDASAVTLMRDNNIPIIVFSLSQKGGFDAVMRGQSVCTTIKTQ, encoded by the coding sequence ATGGGGCAAGACTATAAATTCAAACGCGTGCTGTTAAAGCTATCCGGCGAGGCCCTGATGGGTAATCAGGATTACGGTATTGACGTTGATATGACCTCACGCGTCGCGAAAGAAATCAAAGCCGCTCACGACAACGGCCTCCAAATTGCGCTCGTCATTGGTGGCGGTAATATTTTTCGCGGCCTTTCGGCACAAGCGGGCGGTATTGAACGCTCGACGGCTGATTATATGGGAATGCTCGCGACTGTTATGAACGCGCTCGCCATGCAAAGCGCGCTAGAGCAGGCTGGTGTTGATACGCGCGTAATGTCAGCCATTCCCATGACGACAGTATGCGAGCCTTATATTCGTCGCCGTGCCGTAAGACATATGGAAAAAGGCCGCGTTGTGATTTTCGCGGCGGGCACAGGCAATCCATACTTTACAACGGATACGGCAGCCGCACTTCGCGCGGCAGAGATGAATTGCCAAGCTTTGTTAAAAGGCACCCAAGTTGACGGCGTTTATTCGGCTGATCCGAAAAAAGACCCAAATGCCAAGCGTTATGACACATTATCCTATCACACGGTTCTGGCCGAAGATTTGCGCGTCATGGATGCGTCAGCTGTGACCTTGATGCGTGACAATAATATCCCCATAATCGTATTCTCATTATCGCAAAAAGGTGGTTTTGACGCCGTTATGCGCGGGCAGAGCGTCTGCACCACGATAAAAACACAATAG
- the frr gene encoding ribosome recycling factor has product MADFNLKDYRKRMDGAVASLKSEFAGLRTGRANAALLDGIMVPAYGSEVPLNQVGSVSVPEPRMLCVSIWDKQMVGAVEKALRVSNLGINPVTDGQTVRIPMPPLTEERRRDLVKVAGGYAEHAKIAVRNVRRDAMDALKKGEKDGDMSEDEQKAHSSDVQKATDSVIDTIDETLKIKSDEIMQV; this is encoded by the coding sequence ATGGCTGATTTTAATTTAAAAGATTACCGCAAACGGATGGACGGGGCCGTCGCCTCGCTTAAATCTGAATTTGCAGGTTTGCGTACAGGGCGTGCCAATGCGGCGCTGCTCGACGGTATCATGGTGCCAGCTTATGGTTCTGAAGTGCCGCTAAACCAAGTGGGGTCTGTCAGTGTGCCAGAGCCACGTATGCTCTGCGTGAGTATTTGGGACAAACAAATGGTTGGTGCGGTCGAAAAAGCACTCCGCGTGTCTAACCTTGGCATCAATCCCGTAACGGATGGTCAGACAGTTCGCATTCCTATGCCGCCTCTGACCGAAGAACGCCGCCGTGACCTTGTGAAAGTGGCGGGTGGCTACGCTGAACACGCCAAAATCGCTGTGCGTAATGTTCGCCGTGACGCCATGGACGCGCTTAAGAAAGGCGAGAAAGACGGCGATATGAGCGAAGATGAGCAGAAGGCGCATTCGAGCGATGTGCAAAAAGCAACAGACTCCGTGATTGATACCATTGACGAGACGCTGAAAATTAAATCAGACGAGATTATGCAGGTCTAA
- a CDS encoding isoprenyl transferase, with the protein MSQSRTYQPTVPLHVAIIMDGNGRWAQARRRPRVFGHQAGVKTVRRIVEDAADIGIKHLTLYSFSTENWTRPKTEIAALFQLLKSYVADDLDTLNANNVRIRILGSREGLTNDLLQTIEKVEKTTQSNTDFFLNIAFNYGGRDEIMRAVKTAVKRFDVDTMTESDFSSCLDTSDIPDPDMVIRTSGEKRISNFLMWQAAYAEFIFTDVLWPDFTRQDLEDAISEYGTRRRRFGALDVDANAADVA; encoded by the coding sequence TTGAGCCAATCCCGGACATATCAACCAACGGTTCCGTTGCACGTTGCCATTATTATGGACGGCAATGGACGCTGGGCGCAGGCGCGTCGTCGTCCGCGTGTGTTCGGACATCAGGCCGGCGTTAAAACCGTACGACGCATTGTCGAGGACGCCGCCGATATTGGGATTAAACATCTGACGCTCTATAGTTTTTCGACCGAGAATTGGACGCGACCTAAAACAGAAATTGCCGCCTTGTTCCAACTGCTAAAGTCTTATGTCGCAGATGACCTTGATACGCTAAACGCAAATAATGTCCGCATTCGTATTTTGGGATCGCGCGAAGGCCTGACGAACGACCTGCTGCAAACCATTGAAAAGGTTGAAAAGACGACTCAGTCAAATACTGATTTCTTTTTAAATATTGCTTTTAACTACGGTGGCCGTGACGAAATTATGCGGGCGGTCAAGACGGCAGTAAAACGCTTTGATGTTGACACTATGACTGAAAGTGACTTCTCGTCCTGCCTCGATACGAGTGACATTCCCGATCCTGATATGGTCATCCGCACATCAGGCGAAAAACGCATAAGCAATTTTTTGATGTGGCAGGCGGCTTACGCTGAATTTATCTTCACCGATGTTTTGTGGCCCGACTTTACGCGTCAAGATCTTGAAGATGCGATTTCTGAATACGGCACGCGTCGTCGTCGTTTTGGAGCGCTTGATGTGGATGCAAACGCTGCGGATGTTGCCTAA
- a CDS encoding phosphatidate cytidylyltransferase, whose product MAPQNPSETAPSSPVKAKPIWKNLGVRFWSAIVFSAICLVPFYFGGLAWAAFVALLAARLTWEWVRMSDPAPTPLAFAIPIIGIIIAVILAAFMDYNFAVLSLVIAALIAAVERFKRKGILWAALGYIYVAVPTLMIVWLRGAETGFGALGLQQLFFVILVVVAADTGAYFGGSLMKGPKIAPKLSPNKTWSGFMTGLVFGIFIGVVTGHVMGLAWGLAAALSVPIVIFSVVGDFLESGLKRRLNVKDAGDLLPGHGGLLDRLDGLMLAVVAAGLILMVYPQIWTTVS is encoded by the coding sequence ATGGCCCCGCAAAACCCGTCTGAAACTGCCCCGTCTTCGCCTGTAAAGGCCAAACCCATTTGGAAAAATTTAGGCGTTCGATTTTGGTCGGCCATAGTATTTTCAGCAATTTGCCTCGTTCCGTTTTACTTTGGCGGCCTGGCTTGGGCAGCGTTCGTTGCATTGCTCGCGGCGAGGCTGACGTGGGAATGGGTGCGTATGTCGGACCCCGCCCCAACGCCGCTGGCTTTTGCAATCCCGATTATTGGTATTATTATCGCGGTTATCCTTGCCGCCTTCATGGATTATAATTTTGCCGTGCTTAGCCTTGTGATAGCCGCCCTGATCGCGGCAGTTGAACGGTTTAAGCGCAAGGGTATATTGTGGGCCGCGTTGGGTTACATCTATGTCGCCGTGCCGACCCTAATGATTGTTTGGTTGCGCGGCGCTGAAACAGGCTTTGGTGCGCTCGGGCTACAGCAATTATTCTTTGTTATTTTGGTCGTTGTTGCGGCCGATACAGGGGCTTACTTCGGGGGGTCCTTGATGAAAGGCCCCAAAATTGCACCAAAGCTTAGTCCGAATAAAACATGGTCAGGCTTTATGACAGGCTTGGTCTTTGGGATATTCATCGGCGTCGTCACGGGGCATGTTATGGGGTTAGCATGGGGATTGGCAGCGGCATTATCCGTGCCCATCGTCATATTCTCAGTCGTTGGTGATTTTCTGGAAAGTGGCCTAAAGCGCCGCCTTAATGTGAAAGATGCGGGCGATTTGCTCCCTGGGCACGGCGGACTTCTTGACCGCTTGGACGGCCTCATGCTTGCTGTGGTCGCAGCAGGACTGATTTTAATGGTCTATCCGCAGATTTGGACGACAGTCTCGTGA
- a CDS encoding 1-deoxy-D-xylulose-5-phosphate reductoisomerase, translating to MSRKISVLGSTGSIGDSTLDIIGRAEDGAFDVVALTANRNSKKLAEQAVKFNADFVALADPANEGDLRARLSGTGIEIGIGPQALIEAAARPADFTMAAIIGAAGLEPTLAAVDQGHHVGLANKECLVCAGDLFMARVAASGAKLLPVDSEHNAIFQVLEADAPKGVRRLILTASGGPFRETSLDVLKTVKPSDALAHPVWDMGAKISIDSATLMNKGLELIEAAYLFSRPSSEVDVVVHPQSIVHSMVEYIDGSVLSQMGSPDMRTPIAYAIGWPARMEAPVERLDLTKLSGLTFFEPDTTRFSALRLARDALEAGGQAMCVLNAANEIAVAAFLREEIAFLDIPRLVERTLDSHAKAACFTKPNASVEAAIDCDGAARATATELIAGL from the coding sequence GTGAGCCGTAAAATCTCCGTGCTAGGCTCAACGGGCTCAATCGGCGATAGCACGCTCGATATCATAGGTCGCGCGGAAGACGGTGCTTTTGATGTTGTTGCGCTTACGGCCAACCGCAATTCCAAAAAGCTCGCTGAACAGGCCGTGAAATTTAATGCTGATTTTGTCGCGCTTGCCGACCCCGCGAATGAGGGTGATCTCCGCGCGCGGCTAAGCGGCACAGGTATTGAGATCGGCATAGGGCCACAAGCCTTAATAGAAGCGGCCGCACGGCCTGCTGATTTTACAATGGCCGCCATTATTGGCGCAGCGGGCTTAGAGCCAACTTTGGCAGCTGTTGATCAAGGTCATCATGTTGGGCTGGCCAATAAAGAATGCCTGGTCTGTGCGGGTGATTTATTTATGGCGCGGGTCGCAGCGTCAGGCGCAAAATTGCTGCCTGTCGATTCTGAGCATAATGCGATATTCCAAGTCCTAGAGGCGGATGCCCCAAAAGGGGTACGCCGATTGATTTTAACGGCAAGCGGCGGGCCGTTTCGCGAGACATCATTGGATGTCCTTAAGACTGTCAAACCGAGCGATGCCTTGGCGCATCCTGTCTGGGATATGGGCGCGAAAATATCGATTGATTCCGCGACACTCATGAATAAAGGCCTTGAATTGATTGAGGCCGCTTACTTATTTTCCCGTCCGTCATCCGAAGTGGATGTGGTGGTGCATCCACAATCAATTGTTCATTCTATGGTCGAATATATTGACGGCTCGGTTTTGTCGCAAATGGGCTCACCCGATATGCGCACGCCAATTGCTTATGCGATTGGCTGGCCAGCGCGGATGGAGGCGCCGGTCGAGCGGCTGGATTTGACTAAACTGTCTGGGCTGACGTTTTTTGAACCTGATACGACCCGCTTTTCCGCGCTTCGGCTAGCGCGCGACGCGCTAGAGGCGGGCGGGCAGGCGATGTGCGTACTTAATGCGGCTAATGAAATTGCGGTTGCGGCGTTTCTGCGCGAAGAAATTGCCTTTCTCGATATTCCGCGCCTTGTCGAGCGAACCTTGGACAGCCATGCGAAGGCGGCCTGTTTTACAAAGCCTAATGCGAGCGTTGAGGCTGCAATCGACTGTGACGGGGCGGCGCGAGCGACTGCAACAGAGTTGATTGCGGGCTTGTAA
- a CDS encoding RIP metalloprotease, giving the protein MAAIFNIILFVSSFLVVLGGLVFFHELGHYSVARLFKTSVERFSIGFGKPIKQWTRKNGEVWSIGRIPLGGYVKFLGDAGAASNPDVSELKTIKTTLEAQGQSVENCFHFKPLYQRVLIVLAGPMANFILAIILGAIVAMSFGTVSLKSVVNSVSPGGAAEAAGVMPGDHLLRLDGKDVSVFEKLGPYVSVRSDVEMLLELDRDGNVMSMPITPQRLEREDFIGGKNKVGTLGIRVANSPETRTTLRHGPISALGHGTDQFVSTISATGTYMARIFQAKEDGKAFGGILRIATITGKSTVDISNAEITVGQKLRGMIYMLLSLSAALSIGLGVANLMPIPALDGGHLLYYGYEAVAGRPLSEQKQEFGFRIGFAVLLGLMVVLTINDIGYIRSLFT; this is encoded by the coding sequence ATGGCAGCGATTTTTAATATCATCCTTTTTGTTAGTAGCTTCCTTGTGGTGCTAGGCGGGCTCGTGTTCTTTCACGAACTGGGTCACTATTCTGTTGCGCGCCTATTCAAAACATCGGTCGAGCGCTTCTCGATTGGTTTTGGGAAGCCTATCAAACAATGGACACGCAAAAACGGCGAGGTTTGGAGCATTGGCCGCATACCGCTGGGGGGCTATGTCAAGTTCTTGGGGGATGCAGGCGCGGCGAGTAACCCTGATGTTTCTGAGCTAAAGACCATTAAAACCACCTTAGAGGCGCAGGGGCAAAGCGTTGAGAATTGCTTTCATTTTAAGCCCCTATATCAGCGCGTTTTAATTGTTCTTGCGGGGCCTATGGCGAACTTCATCCTCGCCATTATTCTAGGGGCCATTGTCGCTATGAGCTTTGGCACGGTGAGCCTTAAATCTGTGGTGAACTCTGTGTCGCCGGGCGGCGCGGCAGAGGCGGCGGGCGTGATGCCAGGGGATCATCTTTTGCGCCTTGACGGAAAAGACGTCAGCGTGTTTGAAAAACTCGGGCCTTACGTATCTGTGCGTAGCGACGTTGAAATGCTGCTAGAGTTAGATCGTGACGGCAATGTTATGAGCATGCCGATCACGCCGCAGCGGTTGGAGCGCGAAGATTTCATTGGCGGGAAAAACAAGGTTGGCACATTGGGTATTCGCGTGGCCAATTCACCAGAAACACGCACGACGCTACGCCACGGGCCCATATCGGCGCTGGGTCACGGCACAGATCAATTTGTCTCCACGATCAGCGCGACGGGTACCTATATGGCCCGCATATTCCAAGCCAAAGAGGACGGCAAAGCCTTTGGTGGAATTTTGCGAATCGCAACAATTACAGGTAAATCCACAGTCGATATATCCAATGCAGAGATAACAGTCGGGCAGAAATTACGCGGCATGATTTACATGCTTTTATCCCTCTCTGCGGCGCTATCCATAGGGTTAGGTGTCGCAAATTTAATGCCTATACCCGCACTCGACGGTGGACATTTACTCTACTACGGTTATGAAGCTGTTGCGGGTCGTCCGTTAAGTGAACAAAAACAGGAGTTTGGGTTTAGAATCGGGTTTGCTGTTCTGTTGGGATTGATGGTTGTGCTAACAATCAATGACATCGGATATATACGCAGCCTTTTCACCTAA